The Oscillatoria sp. FACHB-1407 genome includes a region encoding these proteins:
- a CDS encoding pentapeptide repeat-containing protein, which yields MDARDVRAFLTIAIFVTSILIVAGFVKLARAAKVDRANQLLETRTCSACDLEDVDLRNADLEDVNLESANLRGADFQRANLSRANLNSVILNEADLTEANLQDIYLADALLSSVILNRANLRRANLRGAYLGDAALNTANLSSAHLGDTIFSRALLNQANLNEANLGGANLGEADLSEATLRGADLRMAYLGDTNLSGARLPGANLSRSNLPRANLRQANLRRVNLGEADLRGASLEEASLNGANLLRANLLRASLINANLTNANLTGANLRRADLSQANLSGANLTGANLSATNLDGVTFCNTTMPDGRVENRDCGLSNDGLSQ from the coding sequence ATGGACGCAAGAGATGTGAGAGCTTTTCTCACGATCGCCATCTTTGTAACTTCTATTTTGATTGTGGCAGGTTTTGTCAAACTCGCTCGTGCAGCCAAGGTCGATCGCGCCAACCAACTTTTGGAGACGAGAACCTGCTCTGCTTGCGATCTGGAGGATGTTGACCTGAGAAATGCAGATCTGGAAGATGTCAATTTAGAATCTGCCAATCTGAGAGGGGCTGATTTTCAGCGAGCCAACTTAAGCAGAGCCAACCTCAACAGCGTCATTCTAAATGAAGCAGACCTGACTGAAGCGAACCTACAAGACATTTACCTGGCGGATGCCCTACTCAGTTCTGTGATTTTGAACCGGGCAAATCTCAGACGAGCAAACTTGCGAGGAGCTTATCTGGGAGATGCTGCCCTCAACACCGCCAATCTGAGCAGTGCTCACCTGGGAGACACCATCTTCAGCCGAGCTTTGCTCAATCAAGCCAATCTTAACGAAGCCAACCTGGGTGGAGCCAATTTAGGAGAAGCAGACTTGAGTGAAGCCACACTACGAGGGGCAGACCTGCGGATGGCATATCTGGGGGATACCAACTTGAGTGGTGCTCGTCTGCCAGGGGCAAATCTGTCACGGAGTAATCTTCCCAGAGCTAACCTGCGGCAAGCCAACCTGCGCCGAGTCAATCTGGGAGAGGCTGATTTGAGAGGTGCCAGCTTAGAAGAGGCAAGCCTGAATGGTGCAAACCTGCTGCGAGCCAATTTGTTGAGGGCAAGCCTAATCAACGCAAACTTGACTAACGCCAATCTGACTGGAGCCAACCTGCGTAGAGCGGATTTAAGCCAGGCAAACCTGAGCGGAGCAAACCTGACCGGAGCCAACTTAAGCGCAACAAACCTGGACGGAGTAACCTTCTGTAACACGACAATGCCCGATGGCAGGGTTGAAAACCGGGACTGCGGCTTGTCTAATGATGGGTTAAGCCAATAA
- the rpe gene encoding ribulose-phosphate 3-epimerase encodes MITTASRKQTVVAPSILSADFSRLGEEIRAVDQAGADWIHVDVMDGRFVPNITIGPLIVEAIRPVTQKPLDVHLMIVEPEKYVEDFAKAGADIISVHAEHNASPHLHRTLCQIKELGKQAGVVLNPSTPLELIEYVLEVCDLVLIMSVNPGFGGQSFIPAVLPKIQKLRQICDERGLDPWIEVDGGLKGNNTWQVLEAGANAVVAGSAVFKAKDYAEAIAGIRNSKRPQPELVTA; translated from the coding sequence ATGATCACTACCGCATCTCGAAAACAAACCGTTGTTGCCCCATCCATCCTATCAGCAGATTTTAGTCGCCTGGGGGAAGAGATCAGGGCGGTTGATCAAGCTGGTGCAGATTGGATCCATGTGGATGTTATGGATGGTCGATTTGTACCCAATATAACGATTGGTCCCCTGATTGTCGAAGCGATTCGTCCTGTTACTCAAAAACCACTCGACGTCCACTTGATGATCGTCGAACCTGAAAAGTATGTAGAAGACTTTGCGAAAGCCGGAGCAGATATCATCTCCGTTCACGCAGAGCACAATGCGTCCCCCCATCTGCACCGCACTCTCTGTCAAATCAAAGAGTTAGGTAAGCAGGCAGGTGTTGTGTTGAACCCCTCCACCCCGTTGGAACTGATTGAATATGTTCTGGAAGTCTGCGACCTGGTGTTGATCATGAGTGTCAACCCCGGTTTTGGAGGTCAAAGCTTTATTCCTGCGGTGTTGCCCAAGATCCAAAAGCTCCGTCAGATCTGCGACGAACGAGGATTGGATCCCTGGATCGAGGTCGATGGTGGCCTGAAAGGCAACAACACCTGGCAAGTACTTGAGGCGGGTGCTAATGCAGTGGTTGCAGGCTCAGCAGTGTTCAAAGCCAAAGATTATGCAGAGGCGATCGCGGGTATCCGTAATAGCAAGCGTCCTCAACCTGAGTTGGTAACAGCCTAG
- a CDS encoding glycosyltransferase family 2 protein, with the protein MFSIYILTYNEELDIGACIESALLSDDVVVVDSNSSDRTVEIARHYPIRVVQHAFESHGRQRTWMLESVPPKHDWVYILEADERMTPELFQECLEAIKSDQHVGYYVAERVMFMGTWIRRSTQYPRYQLRLLRRGKVWYDDYGHTEREVCEGSTGFLQETYPHYTCSKGFSRWLEKHNRYSTDEAIETIRQLETGRVDWWKIGFGQTEVERRRALKDLSQRVPFRPLVRFLYMYIFLGGFLDGRAGFAWCILQAFYEYLILLKVWEIQHMPVPTVTLPNPSPLHGNPSDTSTDNPTPIESSANLTSA; encoded by the coding sequence ATGTTCTCGATTTACATCCTCACCTATAACGAAGAGCTGGATATCGGTGCCTGTATTGAATCTGCCCTGCTATCAGATGATGTGGTGGTGGTTGATTCCAACAGCAGCGATCGCACCGTCGAAATTGCTCGTCATTATCCCATTCGGGTTGTCCAACATGCTTTTGAGAGCCACGGACGACAACGCACCTGGATGTTAGAGTCTGTGCCTCCGAAGCATGATTGGGTTTATATTCTCGAAGCCGATGAGCGCATGACTCCAGAGTTGTTTCAAGAATGTCTTGAGGCGATTAAGAGTGACCAGCATGTGGGGTATTACGTCGCAGAGCGGGTCATGTTCATGGGAACCTGGATTCGTCGCAGCACGCAATACCCGCGATACCAGTTGCGGCTGTTGCGTCGGGGTAAGGTCTGGTATGACGACTACGGTCATACCGAGCGGGAAGTGTGTGAGGGTTCCACCGGATTTCTGCAAGAGACTTACCCCCACTACACCTGTAGTAAGGGCTTCAGCCGCTGGCTTGAAAAACATAATCGCTATTCTACAGATGAGGCGATCGAAACCATTCGCCAACTGGAAACGGGTCGGGTGGACTGGTGGAAAATCGGTTTCGGGCAAACAGAAGTCGAGCGGCGTCGAGCACTCAAAGATCTCTCCCAGCGAGTGCCCTTCCGCCCACTGGTGCGATTTCTGTATATGTACATCTTCCTGGGAGGCTTCCTTGACGGACGGGCGGGCTTTGCCTGGTGCATATTGCAGGCTTTCTACGAATACCTGATTTTGTTAAAAGTCTGGGAAATACAACACATGCCAGTGCCGACGGTTACTCTGCCTAACCCGTCTCCGCTGCATGGCAATCCCAGCGATACATCTACCGATAACCCAACTCCAATCGAATCCTCTGCAAATCTAACTTCTGCCTAA
- a CDS encoding phospholipase D-like domain-containing protein, with protein sequence MEYLTVRLPSSGLRWGTLFVVGVLLFLGVNTWRHSVALTPTLRPLPQSPDIQVYFNHSQAAVYTEPYRQRSRLGDDLEQIIIDTIQSAQSSIDLAVQELHLPRVAKALRDRHQAGIQVRIIVEHGYNHLWSEVTPQSASELDERDRNKYEEFIQLGDRNQDSQVDQAEAEQADSILILRQAQIPLIDDTADGSQGSALMHHKFMVVDQTLVLTGSVNYSISEVHGDFLKPDSVGNTNHLLKINSPAVAKVFTEEFSLMWGDGPGGQADSVFGLQKPYRLPQTIALPSGASIAVQFSPTSASQPWEYSTNGLIGRVLNTATRSIDMALFVLSDQALSNVLEGVHQRGAAIRALIDPQFAYRNYSEALDMMGVTLVDDACRVEAGNKPWSGAIATVGVPQLPEGDLLHHKFGVVDGQLVITGSHNWTAAANNNNDENLLVISDRTVAAHFQREFERLYADAILGVPPSLQDKIHQQQSRCP encoded by the coding sequence TTGGAGTACTTGACTGTGCGTCTACCGTCTTCTGGGTTGCGATGGGGAACGTTGTTTGTGGTGGGCGTCTTGCTGTTTTTAGGGGTGAATACCTGGAGGCATAGCGTTGCCCTGACCCCAACTTTGCGACCCCTGCCACAATCCCCCGATATACAAGTCTATTTCAACCATTCTCAAGCAGCGGTTTACACCGAACCTTATCGCCAGCGATCGCGGCTGGGGGATGATCTCGAACAAATCATCATTGACACCATTCAATCGGCTCAGTCTTCAATTGACCTGGCCGTGCAGGAATTGCATCTGCCGCGCGTCGCTAAAGCATTGCGCGATCGCCATCAGGCAGGGATTCAGGTGCGGATTATTGTCGAGCATGGCTATAACCACCTGTGGAGCGAAGTTACACCCCAATCTGCCAGTGAACTGGATGAGCGCGATCGCAATAAATATGAGGAATTTATCCAACTGGGCGATCGCAACCAGGATAGTCAGGTCGATCAAGCCGAAGCAGAACAGGCTGACTCTATTCTCATTTTACGACAGGCTCAGATTCCGCTGATCGATGACACAGCGGATGGTTCTCAGGGATCAGCCCTGATGCACCACAAGTTTATGGTCGTGGATCAAACGCTGGTGCTAACGGGTTCTGTGAACTATTCAATCTCGGAGGTGCATGGCGATTTTCTCAAGCCAGACAGTGTTGGCAATACCAATCACCTGCTTAAAATCAACAGCCCTGCTGTGGCAAAAGTTTTTACAGAGGAGTTTTCGCTGATGTGGGGCGACGGTCCTGGTGGTCAAGCAGACAGCGTCTTTGGGTTGCAAAAGCCCTATCGGTTGCCACAGACGATCGCGCTGCCATCGGGTGCATCGATCGCCGTGCAGTTTTCGCCCACGTCCGCTTCACAACCCTGGGAATACAGCACCAACGGCTTGATTGGCAGAGTCTTGAATACGGCGACTCGAAGCATCGATATGGCACTGTTTGTGTTGTCCGATCAAGCTTTGAGCAACGTGCTAGAGGGAGTGCATCAACGGGGAGCCGCCATTCGGGCTTTGATTGATCCCCAATTTGCCTACCGCAACTACAGTGAGGCGTTGGACATGATGGGTGTCACGTTAGTCGATGATGCCTGTCGAGTGGAAGCCGGGAATAAACCCTGGAGTGGGGCGATCGCTACAGTTGGCGTTCCCCAATTACCGGAGGGCGATTTGCTCCATCACAAATTTGGCGTCGTCGATGGGCAGTTGGTGATTACTGGTTCTCACAATTGGACAGCTGCCGCTAACAACAATAATGATGAAAATCTGCTGGTGATCAGCGATCGCACCGTTGCGGCTCATTTTCAACGCGAATTTGAACGGCTATACGCCGATGCTATTCTGGGTGTTCCCCCTAGCTTGCAGGATAAGATTCATCAGCAACAATCCCGCTGTCCCTAA
- the lepB gene encoding signal peptidase I, with protein MLTQKRPRHLLAGILVAIGTLTACSPAYKAFYIPSESMTPTLQVNDRIVAHLNAYQSELPQRGDIIIFKPTDDIVQLAPNLDPETVLVKRVVALPGETIEVKDGAVHINNQPLQESYIVEPPEYTWGPIMVPANSYVVFGDNRNNAFDSHYWGFVPQENIVGKVTRRFWPPSRMGAIK; from the coding sequence ATGTTGACTCAGAAGCGTCCAAGGCATTTGTTAGCTGGCATTCTTGTGGCGATCGGCACACTGACGGCTTGCTCGCCTGCCTACAAAGCCTTCTACATTCCGTCAGAGTCAATGACTCCTACACTACAGGTGAACGATCGCATTGTTGCCCATCTCAATGCCTACCAATCTGAACTGCCTCAACGAGGAGATATCATCATCTTCAAGCCGACAGACGATATTGTGCAGTTAGCACCCAACCTTGATCCGGAGACTGTTTTAGTCAAGCGAGTCGTTGCCTTACCGGGAGAGACGATCGAGGTGAAGGATGGTGCCGTTCATATCAACAATCAACCCCTCCAGGAAAGTTACATCGTTGAGCCGCCAGAGTATACCTGGGGTCCAATTATGGTTCCTGCTAATTCCTACGTGGTTTTTGGAGATAACCGCAACAACGCTTTTGATAGCCACTATTGGGGGTTTGTCCCACAAGAGAATATCGTTGGAAAAGTGACTCGGCGGTTTTGGCCTCCCAGTCGTATGGGCGCGATCAAGTAG
- a CDS encoding S8 family serine peptidase, producing MAQWRTAKRLAWFVGGIAASLASAPVLASVSSIGEGGIDALRLRAAPFNLTGAKIAIGQVEIGRPAQFGLDKAGATNLDVVVGRLFHQDALARANDFVDGHAANVASVMISQDKEVSGVAPSARLYSSAVGFIRRSGQPQECLASQTVALQNGGDVRATNFSFGESLLQDPRPDAVLDGNALLTQCVDWSAQIHDVLYVIAGNQGRGGIPIPTDNFNGITVANSTQVDGVFRKVDFSNLGSEPTIVVGRSPDSESNVGPRRSVSLVAPGTNIEMLNPDGSPTRATGTSFSAPHVTATVALIQEYGDRQIRERQPRWGLDARRHQVTKVVLMNSADKIQDRGDGLLLGMSRTLVDQANTNWLESDAYRDPKIPLHAELGTGHLNAYRAIQQFSPGQWSSDAPVPAIGWDYSSVSEGDGATSYRDYVIEQPLQGESFVSVTLAWNRPVELQDANGNGQYDIGETFTEQGLNNLDIYLMRAEDTDVADSIWSSVSEVDSVEHIFRQVPETGRYKIRVVYRDRVNDATQNYAIAWWAMPAR from the coding sequence ATGGCTCAATGGCGAACGGCAAAACGGTTAGCATGGTTCGTTGGAGGAATCGCTGCCTCCCTGGCAAGTGCCCCAGTCTTGGCTTCTGTCTCATCGATCGGAGAAGGAGGCATTGATGCCCTTAGACTCCGCGCTGCTCCTTTTAACTTGACGGGTGCCAAAATCGCGATTGGTCAAGTCGAAATTGGTCGTCCTGCCCAATTTGGTTTAGACAAGGCAGGAGCAACCAATTTAGATGTTGTCGTCGGACGGCTGTTTCACCAAGATGCTTTAGCACGCGCCAATGATTTTGTAGACGGTCATGCGGCTAACGTTGCCAGTGTCATGATCAGCCAGGACAAAGAGGTGTCAGGCGTTGCACCCAGTGCTCGGCTCTATTCCTCAGCGGTTGGGTTTATTCGTCGTAGTGGTCAACCGCAGGAGTGCCTCGCGTCTCAAACGGTTGCTCTGCAAAATGGGGGCGATGTCCGGGCAACCAACTTTAGTTTTGGCGAATCGCTGCTGCAAGATCCTCGTCCCGATGCGGTTTTGGATGGCAATGCGCTGTTGACGCAGTGTGTAGACTGGTCAGCCCAGATTCATGATGTGCTGTATGTGATTGCTGGTAACCAGGGTAGAGGCGGTATTCCTATCCCCACAGACAACTTCAATGGTATTACCGTCGCAAACTCGACTCAGGTCGATGGAGTATTTCGCAAAGTTGATTTCTCCAACTTGGGCAGTGAACCTACTATTGTTGTGGGGCGATCGCCCGATTCCGAGAGTAATGTAGGTCCACGCCGCTCCGTGAGCCTGGTTGCCCCCGGCACTAATATTGAAATGTTGAACCCCGATGGCAGTCCGACTCGCGCCACAGGCACCAGTTTCTCAGCTCCCCATGTCACAGCAACCGTGGCATTGATTCAGGAGTATGGCGATCGCCAGATTCGGGAACGCCAACCTCGCTGGGGACTGGATGCCCGTCGCCATCAGGTGACAAAAGTAGTGTTAATGAACTCGGCAGATAAGATTCAAGACCGGGGTGACGGATTACTGCTGGGTATGAGCCGGACACTGGTCGATCAAGCCAATACCAACTGGTTAGAGTCAGATGCCTATCGTGATCCCAAGATTCCGCTCCATGCTGAGTTAGGGACGGGTCACCTCAATGCCTATCGGGCTATTCAGCAGTTTAGCCCTGGGCAGTGGAGTTCCGATGCCCCTGTACCCGCGATCGGTTGGGACTACAGCTCTGTCTCGGAAGGTGATGGCGCGACCTCTTACCGTGATTACGTTATCGAGCAACCCTTGCAGGGAGAGAGTTTTGTATCGGTTACACTGGCGTGGAATCGTCCAGTTGAGCTACAGGATGCCAATGGAAATGGTCAATACGACATTGGCGAAACCTTCACCGAGCAAGGGCTCAATAACCTCGACATTTACTTGATGCGAGCCGAAGACACGGACGTTGCAGATAGTATCTGGTCGTCGGTAAGTGAGGTCGATAGCGTTGAGCATATCTTCCGGCAGGTGCCTGAAACAGGACGCTATAAGATCCGGGTGGTGTATCGCGATCGCGTGAATGACGCAACCCAAAACTATGCCATTGCCTGGTGGGCGATGCCTGCTCGGTAA
- the hpsJ-B gene encoding hormogonium polysaccharide biosynthesis protein HpsJ, which produces MSSTKALGSRQISPTVSRALKTAGVVIILLALLDIVVLPIPFQVHERVWQINFATQVVDRGIVPLVGIALLLMGSWVDSISGLRSGDRKSPIDLGFLGLILASILGLFFILVFFLHLNNVRINNEQVLARINEEATQAETQLDGRLQLEVGQQRQQLEQLLANPEQLDQVLASGQLPEDQATQLREFRQNPQALDQFVERRVGELRQQFQTEIGLRREQATNTAKAESLKSGLRIGLGSLLLAIGYIIVGWLGLRNWKNA; this is translated from the coding sequence ATGAGTTCAACAAAAGCACTTGGTAGTCGTCAAATCTCCCCCACCGTCTCCCGCGCCCTGAAAACGGCTGGTGTAGTGATTATCCTTCTGGCATTGCTAGACATCGTCGTTTTGCCCATTCCCTTTCAGGTGCATGAACGGGTCTGGCAAATTAACTTTGCCACTCAAGTCGTTGATCGCGGTATCGTCCCTCTGGTGGGAATCGCCCTGCTGCTGATGGGGTCTTGGGTAGACAGCATCTCTGGGTTACGATCGGGCGATCGCAAATCTCCAATCGATTTAGGATTTTTAGGATTGATTCTAGCCAGCATCCTGGGGCTCTTTTTTATCCTCGTTTTCTTCCTCCACCTCAACAATGTCCGCATTAACAATGAGCAGGTTTTAGCGCGGATCAATGAAGAAGCGACTCAAGCCGAAACTCAACTCGACGGTCGTCTACAACTTGAGGTAGGTCAACAGCGACAACAACTTGAGCAATTGCTAGCCAATCCAGAGCAGCTAGATCAGGTCTTGGCAAGCGGTCAATTGCCGGAAGACCAGGCAACCCAGTTGCGCGAATTTCGGCAGAACCCTCAAGCTCTCGACCAGTTTGTAGAGCGACGAGTCGGAGAACTACGGCAACAGTTTCAAACTGAAATTGGGCTGCGACGAGAACAAGCCACCAACACCGCTAAAGCAGAATCGCTGAAATCGGGCTTACGAATTGGGTTGGGTAGCCTGTTGTTGGCGATCGGCTACATCATCGTGGGCTGGCTGGGCTTAAGAAACTGGAAGAATGCTTAA
- a CDS encoding serpin family protein, with translation MGQAIFAKVVLIKVSRIVVLTIAVLSSLAGVPVEATETRGDRPAVRPLPEQPQRLAQYSYPMVDSDLIDANTRFSFKLFSELIRQNGVGNVTVSPSSVAIALSMTYNGANAETQRAMAQTLEFRGMSLQEVNRANAALRQSLDSADPDVQLAIANSLWCREGITFNADFLRYNRESYQAEVTSLNFASPSALSTINSWVNRNTQGRIPEILSRIDRDALLFLINAIYFKGNWTRAFDRSATVDRPFYLSNGTTKPHPLMSQRGSYLYLETAQFQAISLPYGNERFSMYVFLPRSSSTLTAFVQTLTADNWTEWNYQFASQNGSLQLPRFKLNYGIELSDVLKAIGMANAFDPSRADFSGISNQRTAISFVQHKTFIEVNEEGTEAAASTAVGISRSAAPTRPPFEMIVDRPFFYAIQDNETGQILFMGTVVDPQA, from the coding sequence ATGGGTCAGGCTATTTTTGCCAAGGTTGTTTTAATCAAAGTTAGTCGGATTGTTGTACTGACGATCGCGGTATTGAGTTCACTGGCAGGTGTGCCTGTAGAAGCGACTGAAACCAGAGGCGATCGCCCCGCAGTCCGACCATTGCCAGAGCAACCCCAACGGCTCGCCCAGTACTCCTATCCTATGGTTGACTCTGACCTGATAGATGCAAACACCCGCTTCAGCTTCAAGCTGTTTTCAGAACTGATTCGGCAAAATGGCGTTGGGAACGTGACTGTTTCACCCAGCAGTGTGGCGATCGCCCTGAGCATGACCTACAACGGGGCAAACGCAGAGACACAGCGGGCAATGGCACAAACCCTGGAGTTTCGGGGGATGAGCTTGCAGGAGGTCAATCGAGCCAATGCGGCTCTGCGACAAAGCCTGGATTCAGCTGACCCTGACGTACAACTGGCGATCGCCAATTCCCTATGGTGTCGCGAGGGGATCACGTTTAACGCCGACTTTTTACGCTACAACCGGGAGTCTTATCAGGCAGAAGTTACCAGTCTCAACTTTGCCAGTCCCAGTGCCCTCTCAACAATCAACAGTTGGGTCAATCGCAACACTCAGGGCAGAATTCCTGAAATTTTGAGCCGCATCGATCGCGATGCACTATTATTTCTGATTAACGCTATTTACTTTAAGGGTAATTGGACAAGAGCATTCGATCGCAGTGCGACGGTTGATCGTCCCTTCTATCTGTCCAATGGCACCACAAAACCACATCCCCTGATGAGCCAGCGAGGCTCCTACCTTTACCTGGAGACGGCTCAGTTTCAAGCCATTAGCCTGCCCTATGGCAATGAACGGTTTAGCATGTATGTGTTTTTGCCCCGCAGTAGCTCAACCCTCACGGCTTTTGTGCAAACCCTCACCGCCGACAACTGGACAGAGTGGAATTATCAATTTGCGAGCCAGAATGGTTCTCTTCAGTTGCCTCGCTTTAAGCTGAACTATGGCATCGAGTTAAGTGATGTGCTTAAAGCGATCGGCATGGCAAATGCCTTCGATCCCTCCAGAGCCGACTTTTCGGGGATCAGTAACCAGCGCACGGCGATTAGCTTTGTGCAACACAAAACCTTTATCGAAGTCAATGAGGAAGGCACTGAAGCAGCCGCATCGACAGCCGTTGGCATTTCCCGCTCCGCTGCTCCAACCCGTCCTCCGTTTGAGATGATTGTCGATCGCCCCTTCTTCTACGCCATTCAGGACAACGAAACGGGGCAGATCTTGTTCATGGGAACCGTTGTTGATCCCCAGGCTTGA
- a CDS encoding ABC transporter permease encodes MSLTGYTSPHTLQPQRTLWQDVWRRFCQDQMAIASLVILALIIGSVLIGPWIYPVSAEQIDFARAASPPSWTHPFGTNDLGQDQLARMLVGGRISLAVGVVAMIVSVSVGTLVGAIAGFYGGVLDAMLMRLTDLFLSLPELPLLLLVIYLFRDTARAIAGPELGIFILVVLIIGGLKWMSVARLVRAGFLSVRERDFVTAARALGASPITLIWRHILPNVISPVIVAATLAIGNAILAESTLSFLGLGFSPDVPTWGRMLFDAYNRLESAPYLAIFPGLAIFLTVLSIHYIGDGLRDALDPKTLR; translated from the coding sequence ATGTCTCTTACTGGTTATACCTCACCACACACCCTTCAGCCGCAACGAACTTTATGGCAAGACGTGTGGCGTAGATTTTGCCAGGATCAGATGGCGATCGCCAGTCTCGTGATATTGGCTTTGATCATCGGCAGTGTGCTGATTGGACCCTGGATTTACCCAGTATCTGCTGAGCAGATTGATTTTGCCAGAGCCGCATCACCTCCCAGTTGGACACATCCCTTTGGCACCAATGACCTGGGGCAAGACCAACTGGCACGAATGCTGGTGGGTGGACGCATCTCCCTAGCCGTTGGGGTCGTAGCTATGATCGTTTCTGTCTCGGTGGGGACATTAGTCGGGGCGATCGCTGGCTTTTATGGTGGGGTATTAGATGCCATGCTGATGCGGCTCACCGATCTATTTCTGTCGCTGCCAGAGCTTCCTCTGTTGTTGTTGGTGATTTACCTGTTTCGAGATACGGCACGGGCGATCGCTGGACCTGAGCTGGGAATTTTTATCCTGGTCGTGTTGATCATCGGTGGCTTGAAGTGGATGTCAGTAGCGCGACTGGTGCGAGCCGGATTTCTCAGTGTACGCGAACGCGATTTTGTCACTGCTGCACGGGCATTGGGGGCAAGTCCTATCACCCTGATCTGGCGTCACATTTTGCCCAACGTCATTAGCCCTGTGATTGTGGCAGCGACCCTTGCAATCGGCAACGCCATCCTGGCGGAGTCAACCCTCAGTTTTTTGGGATTGGGGTTTTCGCCTGATGTGCCGACCTGGGGACGCATGTTGTTTGATGCTTACAATCGGCTGGAATCGGCTCCCTATCTAGCCATCTTTCCGGGATTGGCAATCTTTTTGACCGTCCTTAGCATTCACTACATTGGCGATGGCTTGCGAGATGCTCTTGATCCAAAAACCCTTCGTTAA
- a CDS encoding cysteine desulfurase family protein: MQIYLDYSATTPPRPEAIAVMQQVLTEQWGNPSSLHQWGNRAATVLEQARVQVAGLINAVPESMVFTAGGTEADNLAILGVAQRYRTPQHLIISSVEHSAVSEPARLLEQWGWHITRLPVNAQGRVDPADLQAALRPNTVLVSVIYGQSEVGTLQPVEALGQVVRHHGALFHTDAVQVAGRVSIDVQQLPVDLLSLSSHKIYGPQGAGALYVRPGVELVPLLGGGGQEFKLRSGTQALPAIAGFGVAASLALQEMATETPRLIQLRDRLFDQLADVSDLSVTGDRLHRLPHHVSFVLRCADGDRLSGKTLVRQMNLAGIAISAGSACHSGKLSPSPILTAMGYGDRAAKSGIRLTLGRHTTEADIDWTAMVLKQIIERLVPSMTLCAEC, translated from the coding sequence ATGCAGATTTATCTGGACTACAGTGCTACAACCCCCCCTCGCCCAGAGGCGATCGCTGTGATGCAGCAGGTGCTGACTGAGCAGTGGGGTAATCCGTCGAGTTTGCATCAGTGGGGCAATCGAGCTGCCACAGTGTTGGAGCAGGCTCGTGTCCAGGTGGCAGGGCTAATTAACGCTGTTCCAGAGTCGATGGTTTTTACGGCTGGAGGCACCGAAGCCGATAATTTGGCAATTTTGGGAGTGGCTCAACGCTATCGCACGCCACAACATTTGATCATTTCTAGTGTTGAGCATTCCGCTGTGTCAGAGCCAGCCCGTTTGTTAGAACAGTGGGGATGGCACATCACCCGCCTGCCCGTGAACGCTCAGGGACGGGTCGATCCCGCTGATCTGCAAGCGGCTTTGCGCCCCAATACGGTGTTAGTGTCTGTGATTTACGGACAGAGCGAGGTAGGAACGTTACAACCAGTTGAGGCACTGGGGCAGGTGGTGCGTCATCACGGTGCCCTCTTTCATACCGATGCGGTGCAGGTGGCGGGTCGAGTGTCGATCGATGTGCAGCAGTTGCCTGTGGATCTGCTCTCCCTATCCAGCCACAAAATTTATGGACCCCAAGGTGCAGGCGCGCTCTATGTTCGTCCTGGTGTTGAATTGGTGCCATTACTGGGTGGTGGTGGACAGGAATTCAAATTGCGATCGGGTACACAGGCACTTCCTGCGATCGCCGGATTTGGGGTCGCTGCCTCTCTCGCCCTACAAGAAATGGCAACCGAAACACCCCGCCTAATCCAACTGCGCGATCGCTTATTTGACCAGTTAGCCGATGTGTCTGATCTGAGTGTGACGGGCGATCGCCTGCATCGTTTGCCTCATCATGTCAGCTTTGTGTTGCGCTGTGCAGATGGCGATCGCCTTAGTGGCAAAACCCTGGTGCGCCAGATGAATCTGGCAGGTATTGCCATCAGTGCCGGGTCTGCCTGTCATAGCGGCAAATTGTCCCCTAGCCCCATTTTGACGGCAATGGGATATGGCGATCGCGCCGCTAAAAGTGGCATTCGGCTAACCCTGGGACGACACACGACTGAGGCGGATATCGACTGGACCGCCATGGTGCTCAAACAAATTATTGAGCGACTTGTGCCATCGATGACTTTGTGTGCAGAGTGTTAA